In Arachis hypogaea cultivar Tifrunner chromosome 2, arahy.Tifrunner.gnm2.J5K5, whole genome shotgun sequence, a genomic segment contains:
- the LOC112720687 gene encoding putative disease resistance protein RGA3, giving the protein MAEVVSGAASTLLANLATKSFKEIILAYGLKDEIKKFESSLRTIDAYLIDAENKEAKNHSIDEWLKQLREAFDDAGDILDEIEYEAKLNEVVKMYGTICTKVRRFFSYTSNPLAFRIRMAHKIKDMKQKMDEKIREGRDLGIVEQYVNTPTLEHNLAWRETASSLSFRVCGRLEEKKEIIKSLMTQKLEANSIDVISIFGIGGLGKTTLAQMVYNDTRVNEHFDPLMWVCVSDDFDVKKLIKKIIHAASKRENVVDANSSLEYMISLLNQNLHSKRFLLVLDDVWNENHNKWDELRSHLLEVGGDKDSKIIVTTRSRKVADIVGSNVVMKLEGLPENECWRLFTKCAFQEEKEEEKYPRLKQIGEQIVKKCKGVPLAIITLGCLLRSKSHDENEWRKIRDSEVWNLDQEETDILPSLKLSYNNLPSEVKQCFSYCSCFPKDYKYDGTELIMFWMAHGLLQPSREEEDAEDIGELYIKKLVSASLLQVEANSYPYFDFKNLMSFRIFKMHDLVHDVAQLTMKESSKTRSIVQEGQQVEWTSNKFNYLRVLHLTKGVELSLLPDDCFATMKKHLRFLCLLGCPSLKKFPDSICKLQNLQSLWLDEFPKNMKNLVHLQFLFFLGIKITNLSSMNIGRFQQLKSLYLYCSNLVSVPSAVSRMTTLKKLVFLWCDELVNFEDEEEEEKQYMVVNNLNLQLFYITGSRKLDALPKWLERVTKLQYLRIHTTGIKSLPTRMPMTSLEQFYIHDRQKLSSLPNMDLIHNLQYLEIFGCPTLRARYNKQTGPDWPKIAHIPHYKIY; this is encoded by the coding sequence ATGGCTGAAGTTGTTTCTGGTGCGGCATCAACACTCTTGGCCAATTTAGCAACAAAATCATTCAAAGAGATTATTCTGGCATATGGTCTTAAAGATGAAATAAAAAAGTTTGAAAGTTCTTTGAGAACCATCGATGCATATCTCATAGATGCTGAGAACAAGGAAGCAAAAAATCACAGTATAGATGAGTGGTTGAAGCAACTCAGAGAGGCATTTGATGATGCTGGTGACATATTAGATGAAATAGAGTATGAAGCAAAACTTAATGAAGTGGTCAAAATGTATGGAACCATTTGCACAAAGGTTCGCCGATTCTTCTCATATACAAGCAATCCACTTGCATTTCGCATCAGGATGGCCCACAAAATCAAAGATATGAAACAGAAGATGGATGAAAAAATAAGAGAAGGGAGAGACTTGGGTATAGTTGAACAATATGTCAACACTCCAACTCTTGAACACAATTTAGCATGGCGAGAAACTGCTTCTTCATTGTCTTTCCGTGTGTGTGGTAGACTTGAAGAGAAAAAGGAGATTATAAAGTCATTGATGACACAAAAATTAGAAGCTAATAGTATTGATGTGATCTCAATTTTTGGGATTGGAGGTTTGGGAAAGACTACACTTGCACAAATGGTTTACAATGATACCCGAGTGAATGAGCATTTTGATCCTTTAATGTGGGTGTGTGTATCTGATGATTTTGATGTCaagaagctaataaaaaaaatcattcatgCGGCCTCAAAGAGAGAGAATGTGGTGGATGCAAATTCTAGTTTGGAATATATGATATCTCTTCTCAATCAAAATTTACATAGTAAGAGATTCTTACTCGTCTTAGACGATGTTTGGAATGAAAACCACAACAAATGGGATGAATTGAGAAGTCACTTGTTAGAAGTTGGTGGTGACAAAGACAGCAAAATTATAGTGACCACTCGTAGCAGAAAAGTTGCTGACATTGTGGGGAGTAATGTTGTAATGAAATTAGAAGGACTTCCTGAGAATGAATGTTGGAGGCTCTTTACAAAATGTGCATtccaagaagagaaagaagaagagaagtaccCAAGGCTAAAGCAAATTGGGGAGCAAATTGTTAAAAAATGCAAAGGAGTACCCCTGGCTATAATAACTTTGGGTTGCTTGCTTAGATCAAAATCCCATGATGAAAATGAATGGAGAAAAATAAGGGATAGTGAGGTGTGGAATCTCGATCAAGAAGAAACTGATATTTTGCCATCACTCAAATTGAGTTACAACAACTTGCCATCAGAAGTAAAGCAATGTTTTTCATACTGCTCATGTTTCCCAAAGGATTATAAATATGATGGTACTGAGTTGATTATGTTCTGGATGGCTCATGGACTCCTCCAACCTTCACGCGAAGAGGAAGATGCAGAAGATATTGGGGAGTTGTATATTAAGAAGCTTGTTTCAGCATCTTTACTTCAAGTTGAAGCAAATTCTTACCCctactttgatttcaaaaatttaatgtcATTTAGAATATTCAAAATGCATGATCTTGTACATGATGTTGCACAATTAACAATGAAAGAGTCGAGCAAGACAAGATCCATTGTGCAAGAGGGACAACAAGTAGAATGGACCTCTAACAAGTTCAACTATCTGAGGGTGTTGCACCTAACAAAAGGTGTGGAGTTGAGCTTGTTGCCTGATGATTGCTTTGCCACAATGAAAAAGCACTTGAGATTTCTCTGTCTTCTGGGTTGTCCTAGTTTGAAAAAGTTCCCTGATTCCATTTGCAAGCTGCAAAATTTGCAGAGTTTGTGGCTTGATGAGTTtcccaaaaacatgaaaaatcttgTCCatcttcaatttttgttttttttgggaATCAAAATTACAAATTTGTCCTCAATGAACATAGGGCGCTTCCAACAACTCAAATCCTTGTATCTTTACTGTTCAAATTTAGTGTCCGTACCAAGTGCTGTTAGTCGCATGACTACTTTAAAGAAGCTGGTCTTTCTTTGGTGTGATGAGCTGGTGAATTttgaggatgaagaggaagaagaaaagcaatATATGGTAGTAAATAATTTAAACCTTCAATTATTCTATATCACTGGGTCACGAAAGTTGGATGCTTTACCAAAATGGCTTGAAAGAGTTACTAAATTGCAATATTTGAGAATACACACAACAGGGATAAAATCATTGCCCACAAGGATGCCCATGACCTCTCTTGAACAATTTTATATCCATGACCGTCAAAAATTGTCATCTCTTCCCAACATGGATCTAATTCATAATCTTCAgtatttggaaatatttggttgtcCCACATTAAGGGCAAGGTACAATAAGCAGACAGGTCCAGATTGGCCCAAAATTGCTCATATTCCACACTACAAG